In one window of Gossypium hirsutum isolate 1008001.06 chromosome A01, Gossypium_hirsutum_v2.1, whole genome shotgun sequence DNA:
- the LOC107940613 gene encoding probable leucine-rich repeat receptor-like serine/threonine-protein kinase At3g14840 isoform X2 translates to MLFPPLLVFASIFSACCLATSTLGATLAKDEVEALESIGETLGKTNWKFSVDPCSSGDESWAKFAEKGAYYVNNVTCDCSSSPCHIVRIVLKGQNLSGTLPPQVTRLPYLQEIDLSRNYLSGSIPRQWGSMQQLVQISLLGNRLTGSIPEELANISNLTSLVLEHNNFSGNLPAALGNLPKIERFFLNSNNFIGELPETFARLTTLKEFRIGDNNFTGKIPGFIFQNWTNLTDIYIIASGLSGPIPDIVSSGNLKNIIISDLNGAESQFSQLSNLSNLEILILRSCNLIGELPTSLNHMSSLRP, encoded by the exons ATGTTGTTTCCTCCCCTACTTGTTTTTGCTTCCATATTCAGTGCTTGCTGTCTTGCAACTTCAACTTTAGGAGCTACACTTGCAAAAGACGAAG TGGAAGCTTTGGAAAGCATAGGTGAAACATTGGGGAAGACAAACTGGAAATTTAGCGTGGATCCGTGCAGCAGCGGAGACGAGAGTTGGGCAAAATTTGCAGAAAAAGGTGCATACTATGTTAATAATGTCACTTGTGATTGCAGTTCCAGCCCCTGTCATATTGTCCGCAT AGTGCTGAAGGGACAAAATCTATCAGGCACTCTCCCACCACAGGTGACCAGACTTCCTTACCTGCAAGAAAT TGATCTCAGTCGTAACTATCTTAGTGGCTCCATTCCTCGTCAATGGGGTTCTATGCAGCAACTTGTCCAAAT TTCCCTTCTTGGAAATCGTTTAACAGGTTCAATCCCAGAGGAGCTGGCAAACATCAGCAATCTTACCAGCTT AGTCCTTGAGCACAATAACTTCTCAGGAAACTTGCCTGCTGCATTGGGGAATCTACCCAAAATCGAGAGATT TTTTCTTAATTCCAACAATTTTATTGGTGAATTGCCTGAAACATTTGCTAGGCTGACTACATTGAAGGAGTT CCGGATCGGTGACAACAACTTCACCGGAAAGATTCCGGGTTTCATTTTCCAGAATTGGACAAATCTTACGGATAT ATATATTATCGCAAGTGGTTTGAGTGGGCCAATTCCAGACATTGTTTCTTCAGGAAACTTGAAAAATAT AATAATTAGTGACTTGAATGGAGCTGAATCACAATTTTCACAACTTAGTAATTTGTCTAACTTGGAAATTCT GATATTGAGGAGCTGCAATCTCATTGGAGAGCTACCTACTTCTCTTAATCATATGTCAAGCTTAAGACCTT AG
- the LOC107940613 gene encoding probable leucine-rich repeat receptor-like serine/threonine-protein kinase At3g14840 isoform X1 codes for MLFPPLLVFASIFSACCLATSTLGATLAKDEVEALESIGETLGKTNWKFSVDPCSSGDESWAKFAEKGAYYVNNVTCDCSSSPCHIVRIVLKGQNLSGTLPPQVTRLPYLQEIDLSRNYLSGSIPRQWGSMQQLVQISLLGNRLTGSIPEELANISNLTSLVLEHNNFSGNLPAALGNLPKIERFFLNSNNFIGELPETFARLTTLKEFRIGDNNFTGKIPGFIFQNWTNLTDIYIIASGLSGPIPDIVSSGNLKNIIISDLNGAESQFSQLSNLSNLEILILRSCNLIGELPTSLNHMSSLRPCE; via the exons ATGTTGTTTCCTCCCCTACTTGTTTTTGCTTCCATATTCAGTGCTTGCTGTCTTGCAACTTCAACTTTAGGAGCTACACTTGCAAAAGACGAAG TGGAAGCTTTGGAAAGCATAGGTGAAACATTGGGGAAGACAAACTGGAAATTTAGCGTGGATCCGTGCAGCAGCGGAGACGAGAGTTGGGCAAAATTTGCAGAAAAAGGTGCATACTATGTTAATAATGTCACTTGTGATTGCAGTTCCAGCCCCTGTCATATTGTCCGCAT AGTGCTGAAGGGACAAAATCTATCAGGCACTCTCCCACCACAGGTGACCAGACTTCCTTACCTGCAAGAAAT TGATCTCAGTCGTAACTATCTTAGTGGCTCCATTCCTCGTCAATGGGGTTCTATGCAGCAACTTGTCCAAAT TTCCCTTCTTGGAAATCGTTTAACAGGTTCAATCCCAGAGGAGCTGGCAAACATCAGCAATCTTACCAGCTT AGTCCTTGAGCACAATAACTTCTCAGGAAACTTGCCTGCTGCATTGGGGAATCTACCCAAAATCGAGAGATT TTTTCTTAATTCCAACAATTTTATTGGTGAATTGCCTGAAACATTTGCTAGGCTGACTACATTGAAGGAGTT CCGGATCGGTGACAACAACTTCACCGGAAAGATTCCGGGTTTCATTTTCCAGAATTGGACAAATCTTACGGATAT ATATATTATCGCAAGTGGTTTGAGTGGGCCAATTCCAGACATTGTTTCTTCAGGAAACTTGAAAAATAT AATAATTAGTGACTTGAATGGAGCTGAATCACAATTTTCACAACTTAGTAATTTGTCTAACTTGGAAATTCT GATATTGAGGAGCTGCAATCTCATTGGAGAGCTACCTACTTCTCTTAATCATATGTCAAGCTTAAGACCTTGTGAGTAA